The nucleotide sequence TCGTGCGCGTGTCTATTATCGATAGCAAAGGCAAAGAGCATCCGGTTTATAAGATTGTTAATACTCTGCCCCGCACCGATCCCTTTCTGCGCGTTATGCTCAAGGATTCGGCTGTAACGGGCAATCAGGTAAAGGTCGTCATCAATGGGGCTGTGCTGCGCGGACCGAATCAGATTGACGCCATTGGCATTTCAGAAGACCTGAAACCAGTTTCGGCAGGCATCAATGTTTCCAAAGACACGCCGAAAGAAATCGTTAAAGAAAATCTGGGCAAAACCGTCAACTCGCCGGGGCAGGAAGTAGCACCGGTCATTGCCCCCGACGGGCGTACGCTCTATTTTACCCGAAACTTCAACAAAGCCAATATCGGCAGCGCCGACCGGCAGGATGTCTGGTATTCAACAATTGAACCGGGCAGCGGTAGCGCTTCGCCTACCTGGGGTGAGGCCGTCAACATTGGTGCACCCATTAACAACGCGGGCGATAACGCCATCAGCAGCATGGCTCCCGACGGGCGCACGGCCTATCTGATTAACATATATCGGCCCGACGGTGGGCTGTCGTTCGGCATCTCGCGCTCCGTCAGGACCCGGACTGGCTGGTCGCAGCCGGTTGAGTGCCGGATTGCCAACAACTATAATCTGCACGAAAAGAATCAGCTGGAGTTCTGCGTTTCGCCCGACGGCCGGACTATCATCCTGGCCGTACAGCGGAAAGACACTCGCGGAAACCGCGACCTGTATGTTGCGCAGCAACAGGCCGACAAAACCTGGTCGGAGCCGGTTTCGCTGGGACCGGTTATCAACACCGCCGATTTTGAAAGTTCGCCGTTTCTGGCGGCCGATAGCCGAACGCTTTACTTTACGTCGGGAGGCCACCCTGGCTACGGCAACGGCGATATTTTTGTTACGCGCCGGCTCGACGATTCCTGGACCAACTGGAGCGAGCCTGAAAACCTCGGTTCGGCCATCAACACGCCCGAATGGGACGGGTATTTCACCATTCCTGCGTCGGGCGATTTTGCGTATCTGAGTTCGCGGTCGGGTTCGGTCGGCGAAGACGATATTTTCCGGCTCAAGCTCTACCCGGCCATCAAGCCGGACCCCGTTGCGATTGTATCGGGGCAGGTACTCGACGCTCAGAGCAAGAAACCCGTTGCGTCGGAGGTAGTATCGGGGTTAATTGATGAAAACAAAGAGTTCGCCAAAGCCGACTATGATCCGGAAACGGGCGAATACAAGATCATTCTGCCCACGCAGAAAATTTATAGCCTGAAAGCAACGAAAGAAGGGTATTACCCGACCACCGAAACGATCGATCTGAGTAAGGACAAACGTTTCCGCGACATTAAACGGAACCTGTATCTGGTAAAAATTGAGGCAGGTCAGAAGATCACCTTACGCGAGGTACTCTTTGAACAGAGTAAGTTCAACATGCTGCCGGGATCTGACGTAGAACTCGACCGCATGGCCGACATGATGACGAAACATCCGTCCATGGAAGTACTGATTGAAGGCCATACCGACAATCAGGGCGACTGGGCTCCCAACATGAAGCTGTCCGAAGACCGGGTTCGGGTTGTTAAGGAGTATCTGATGGGGAAAGGGATTGACGCCAGCCGTATCCAGACGAAGGCGTGGGGACCCAGCAAACCCATTGCCAGCAACGAAACCGAGGAGAAGCGCAAGCTGAACCGGCGGGTAGAATTCACCATTGTTAAGTTGTAAAACCAGGCGGGAACGGCTTATTTTGCGCCGTTTTTGTCGTTTACACCCGGCACCACCGCCTGCATGACCATCGACCAACGTTCCGATTTTCTTTCGTTTTTAACTCGTTCCCGTTATATTATTTTCCTGATACTGCTGCTGGCGCTGGGCTTACGGCTTTATAAATCAAGTGTTCACGGGCTGTATCTGGACGAAAAATTCACCTTAGTCAACACGCAGGGCGTTTCGCTGGAAGGGGCCAACCAGCACGACGTTTTCTTTACGCCCGGCAAGACCTATTTTACGCCCAGGGAGTTCTGGAAACCCAAGCCGCTTAAGGATTACATCCGGGCCATTGTGCAGACGGACATCGGCAACAGTCCCGCCCACTACGCCTTGCTCTGGGCCTGGATCGAGGTATTTGGGCTGAGTGATCTTTCCATCCGGATGCCGTCCATCCTGTTCAGCACGTTCATTGTGGGACTGGTGTATCTGCTGGTCAGGCGCTACCTCCGCTCGCAGCCACTGGCCCTGCTATGCGCGCTGCTAACTGCTTTTGAACCCTTTTTCATTGCCTATAGCCACATGGCCCGCAACTACTGCATGACCATTTTTATGGCTACGCTGGGCACGTATCTGTTCCTGCGGATTCTGGATCGACGCGCCGAAGACAAACAACCCGTTGGCCTGTATATCGGCTACGGCTTATCGTTTGCGCTGGCAACGCTGGGGCACTATCTGGCCGTTACGGTCTTTCTCTGCCACGGTATCTACGTCCTGCTTTACATCCGCAATTTCAAAACATATGTCGGGCTGGGCCTTAGCTTTCTAGGTGGAATGCTGGGGCTGATTGTGCCCTGGTTCGTCTTCGGCGGGGGGAAATACACGTTCCAGACGCTGGCTTACCAGGCAAAACTGTACGGTGGACTGGCTCAGACAAATCCACTCAACAATGGATTCGGGATTATCCTGCCCGCGACGCTGGCGAATGTTGTTAAACGCTCCATTCCCGTCTGGGCCGATCTGTTTCTGGTTTCCAACGGGCTTTCGGCCGATACGCTGGCGTTTCGGAACCTGGTCATTGCCTTGGGCATGGGACTTATTGCCGTGTTTCTGGTTCATCGGTTCGGGCGGCAACGATCTGTACCCACCTGGGTGCAGGTGGCCGTACCGGTTTTACTGGTGGCCGGGTTTGCGCTTTACTCCGTGCCGTCGGTTCGGCTGGTAATAGCAGCCGCGCTGCCACTGTTTTTTTACCTGCTCTACCGGGCCTTTGGCGTATATGACAGCCGGCCCGAACGTCGGTTTCTGTATCTGCTGCTGCTGCTGGCCACCGTACCGACGCTGTTTCTGATCGCGATTGCCTTTCGCAATGGGCATACCTACGGCATCACGCAGCGGTACTCCAGCTTTTCCTTTCCCTACGCGCTGATTCTGGTGGGTATGATTGTCCAGCAGGTATTCCGGCAGCCTACCTATTTACGGCTAACCCTCGGCGCAGTGCTGTTGATTCAGGCGTATTTCATTGGTGATCTGCTCTACCGGATTTACGAAGATCAGGCCCCCAAATACACCTACTACGGACGCTACCGTATCGAGAATCCCTACAACACAGCTGCCCAGCGGATTAAGAAGCTGTACGCACCCGGCGACACGGTACTGTATCCATCAGCCCGGACGGCTCCGCGCGACGAGATTGAAAATACGTTTACCAAATATTCGATTATTGACGCGCAGTACACGAACTTGTACCTGCCTAAGGATGCGACCTATTACCAGCGCATGGACACGACGCAAACCGATCGGATTATCCTGATAAAAGGAAAAACCGGTGAACGGATTACGATTTTCGACTTTGAAGGGACCAAGTACCGTTATTGATTCGGTTCGGACAGACTATCCTCACAGAATCAGCAAAGACAACGCGCCATGAACGCACGCTCCCAGATGACGTATTCCTCCCCGACTTCGACAGGTAGCCGGTCGCAGCCGATTGAGCTGGAATCGTTAATCGCGCTGGGGTTACTGGTGCTGACGGTGGCGATTTTTGGCGCACTCTGGCATTATTACGCGATCAACATTCCAAAATGGGACGACCACGCCTTGCGGGCGTTCCTGTACTATTCTGATCAGGAACCGACCTTCTCGGGTAAGGTTTACCAGCTTTTCCGGCAGCACAACGAACACCGGATTGTGTATGACCGGCTGATTACCTTTCTGGATTATCACCTGTTCGGCAAGCTGAACTTTCGGCACCTGATGCTGGTCGGGAACCTGAGTCTGGTGGGTTTGCTGGCAATTTTCATGGTCATCCTGCGTCGTCATGGCCAGCCGCTTCTGGCGACCGTACCTGTTGCTCTGTTGCTGTTCAATCTGTCGCAATGGGAGAATATGTTCTGGGGCATGGCCGCGCTGCAAAACTTTTCGGTCGTGCTGTGGGTGCTGGCCGCGCTATATTTTCTGAGCTTTACGGACTGGTGGATACTGGCGCTGGCATCGGGGGTGCTGGCTACCTTAACCAGTGGCAACGGTCTGCTGGTCTGGCCGATAGGATTTGGGCTTTTGCTGCTGCGTTTCGACGAACCCCGGTCTGAGGCCCGCCCTACGTTACGTCCCCTGATCGGCTGGCTGGCGGGCGCGGTAGTCGTCGTCGGCCTGTACTTCACCGGCTTTGAAAAACCGGGCGGCATTGCTTACGTTCGGCCCGACGCCGTGGACCTGCTAAAAGGCTGGTTTGCCGTCGTTGGGGCCGCGGCCGAAGCGCTGCCCACCAACTCGCCCCTCTCCCTGAGCATTCTGCTGGGTGGCCTGATGACGGTGACAACGCTGGGCATCGCCGGCTGGGAACTCATGACGCATCGACTAGCTATCGTTCGGGTCTTTGAACGCCTGTTTGACCGCAAAACATTTGTCGTCAGTACGGGGGTCGTTTTTCCGGCCCTGACGCTGTTCTTCTGGAGCAGCGCCCTGTTTGTGCTGGGTACGGCGGCCGTGGTGGCCTGGGCGCGAACCGGCTTCGGAGCTGAACTGCTCATTACGAGCCGGTACAAACTGTATTCGCTGACGTTGCTGATTCTGCTATACGTCTATGGCGTTGTCAAACTGAAGGCACAACCCGCGCGCTGGCTGACCCTGGGTGGCGTATTCGGTGGCCTGCTGTTCGCCTGGTTTTCATACGGCGCCTTCCTTGACGAAGCCATCTGGTGGCGACACTGGCTGACGACGAACCAGTTTAACTGGACCTATACCGTCCATCGCCCGGTTGCGAAGCTCGATCCGATCACGCAACGCTACACCAGCCCGGCTCCCGCCTTTTACGATCCGGCCCTGCGCACGCTCTACAAACGCGCCGATCAGCCGCCGATGGTATTGACGGTAACGAAAACCCTGAATGGCTTTTCAATCGAAGAACAAACGACGCCCCCGCTCGGCCTGCACGATCAGGGAGCCTATCTGGTAGCCCGATCCCGAAAACGGGTATATCTGTTTCCGGTCTGGCAGAACCAACGTTCGGGCATTCTGGGGCGGCTACTACCCACCAGATCATTCACAGCAGGCTTCCGGGCCAATATCCTATCGGGCGAACTCGAAGCCGGAACGTACCGGCTGCTGGTCTTGACGGTCTCCGCTGAGCAGCCTTATGGACTGCACTTAACCAACCAATCCATCACCTCGGCCGGTCAGTCGGGGGACACAACCACGAAAAACTGGTAACTGAACCAAGGGCGCCCCGAAGCCAGCTATACGGTTATCTCATCCACATGCAAGCAAACACCACAACGCCTACCACCACCCGCCCGGCCCTGAACCATCTGCAACAACTGGATGGTGTCCGGTTCCTTGCCGTCGCGCTGGTTCTGTTCGATCACTGGATGGCCGGTCGGATCGAGCTGCCGCTGGGGGCGTTAGGCGTTACGATTTTTTTTGTGCTGAGTGGGTTCCTAATTACACGGATTCTCCTGTCGAGTAAGGATAAGCTGAAAGACAAGCCGGGCGGAGGTTTAGGTAAATACCTCAAGACGTTCTATATCCGTCGAACGCTCCGCATCTTTCCCATTTATTACCTGACGCTGTTCGTACTTTACGCCGTCAACGAGCCGCCCGTGCGCCGGACCTTCGGCTGGCTGGCCCTCTACGCGACCAATATTTACATGGCTTACTACACGACCTGGATGGGTACGGTAGATCACCTCTGGTCGCTGGCGGTCGAAGAGCAGGTGTATCTGTTTTTTCCCCTGCTGCTGTTCTTTGTGCCGCGTCGCTGGGTACCCTTCACCGCTACGTTGATGATCGTTGGCGCAGTAACCATGCGTTATGTGCTCTACCGCGCCCATATGCCCTGGTTCATTGGGTACGTGACCATGCCAGCCTGTCTGGATTCATTTGGCCTGGGCGCAATTATGGCCTACTGGTGGCTTTACCAGCGCGACCGCTTCGGACAGGTATTCCAGTATTCGGGCTGGATCTGGGTCAGCATACTTTTGTTTGTGGTGGTGGTCATTTACACTAAAGTTTTACCCGCCATTCCTGACAGTACGGGGCTGCCCGGTCACCACAATATTATGTCCGACGTTTGGGAACGGCTGACGGCTTCGCTTGTCGGATTTTTCCTAATCGGGCGGGCGGTGCTGGGGTTTGGCGGACCAATGAAGTGGCTGCTGGAGCATCCCGTCAGCCAGTACATGGGCCGCATCAGCTACGGGCTATACCTATACCACAACTTTGTGTTTAACGTATACCACACTCAGCCCCGGCATATTACGCTGCGAATCTGGCGACGAATTACCGACGTACTACCGTTTCTGGAAAGCACCTATTTCTTCCAGTTCTCCTTTTTTCTCGCCCTGACGATTCTGCTGGCAACGCTGTCGTGGTATCTGATTGAGAAGCCGATCAATAACCTGAAGGATCGTTTTTCGTACTGATTACCGGTCGAAGTTTACTCAGTTTATCCGAATGTCAACGCCAGTTGCCGACCTTCGGGCGCATCCACCGGCCCCAGATTGGAGAGGGAAACGCCCAGCAGCCGCACACCCATTGAGACGGGCAGCAACGGCCCCAGCAAATCCAGCGCCAGCTTCGTTAACATAGCCGGGTTGCTAATCGGCGTAAGAACCGTACGGCTTCGGGTAATCTGCCGGAAATCGGCGTATTTCACCTTCAGCGTTACGGTCCGACCCCATATGCGGGTGCGGTCGCAATAGCCCCATACGTCCTCAATAAGCGGCTCCAGACTTACGCTCAGTTCATCATCAGTCGTCAGATCACGGGCGAAAGTTGTCTCCGAGCCCACCGATTTCCGAATCCGATCGGCGTTGACAAGACGATCATCAACGGCGCGGGCAATCTGATAGTAATATTGTCCGGCTTTGCCGAAGTACTGCCGCAGAAACGCTTCTGTCTGCCCGCGCAGGTCAAGGCCTGTAAAAATGCCCAGTTCGTTCATGCGGGCGGCCGTTACGCGCCCAATGCCGTGAAACTGACCTACCGTCAGCGTTTCAACGAACGCCAGCCCCTGCTCAGGCCGAATGACGTATAGACCATCGGGTTTGTTGTAATCCGATGCCAGCTTAGCCAGAAACTTGTTGTAGGATACGCCCGCTGAAGCCGTAAGACCCGTTTCCTGCCTGATTTTTGCTTTAATCTCGCTGGCAATCTGCGTGGCCGATGCGATGCCTTTCAGATTCTGCGTAACGTCGAGGTAAGCCTCATCGAGCGAGAGCGGCTCAACCAATGGCGTGTATTCGGCAAATATGGTTCGTATCTGGTTCGATACGGCTTTATACACCTCAAAGCGGGGCTTCACAAACAGCAGCTCGGGGCATTTGCGCAGTGCGGTTACCGATGCCATCGCCGACCGCACCCCAAACGTCCTGGCTTCATAACTCGCAGCCGCCACCACACCCCGCTCCCGCGATCCGCCCACGGCTACGGGTTTGCCCCGCAGCGCCGGATTATCGCGCTGCTCAACGGACGCATAAAACGCATCCATGTCGATGTGAATAATTTTTCGAACCGGGTCAGGCATGAACGTGACAGGCGGGTCTGAAGCCTCCTGCAAAGATACGAATCAACTCAGCCGCTTCTGTTCGGCAAGCCACCGCATCCGGTAGGCGTTCATGGCGGTGCGGCCGAGCTGCCCCACGAGCCGGTAGTTCACCACAAGGCCCACGGCCGCGCCAATGCCGGGTACCAGCTGCGCCATTTTGGCCAGATCGATGTAGTCGCGGTATTCCTGCTGGAACGTCTGCCAGTCGAACTGGTTGATATCCTCGGGCAATTGACGGCTATGCTCAGGCCAGTCGGCCAGGTGCCGGTAAACCGCCTGCCGCCGTTCCTGGCTCGAAAAAGCCAGTTGAAAGATATACAGTATATAAATCCGTTCGCGATAATCGCGGCCCGAATACCCGTAGATAGCTGCAATCTCGAAGAGCATTTTCATCTTCAACCCCAGCAGGATTGGGAAATCGGCCAGCCCCAGCAGTAAACCACCTGCCCCCGTAACGCCCCCTTCGGCCGCGCTTGCCCGCCGATAGAAGTTAATCCGGTTTACAGCGGTTGCTTCGCACTGCGAAAGCGACAGATCAAGCGTTGGGGGCCGGTTGAGGTAATCAGCCCCGAACAGCACCAGACGGGTCATCTGTTTGATGGTCGCCGTGATCGCCTGATGAACCCGTTTCGGAATAATCCGGTTGATCCGCCGTTGCACCGTAGAAGAAAATCGACCAAACCCGGAAGGTGGCTTCTGCATGGATTCCTGCCAGCGCATTAGCTCAGTTCGGATATAGGTTTCGTAGGGTGACATTGTTAAAGGTAGATTAAAAACCGTATCTTTAACGAATTAAAAGTTATTAAATGGCGTTTTAACCGTATATTCCCTTAAAATATCTTCACAAACGATAGCCTGTTTTTTATGCAAAAAGTATGTCTGATTCTGGTTACGCTGTTTAACCTTGCTAGTGCCAGTACCAAAACAACTTCAACTGCTCCCGCTCTCGTACCCGCCGTAAGCCCTAAAAACAACTCTTCATCGCTTTCTGCCGTTT is from Spirosoma taeanense and encodes:
- a CDS encoding OmpA family protein, with protein sequence MKVWSILTGLLIAVAGHISLAQSSEPQRQNEGAADRSPVQWASRVIGVSSEKKGDASGEQFKASQALGRPSKLPQMGESPTAWAPQTPDGTAEEWIQVAFEKAIPIQQVVIGENVNPGAVVRVSIIDSKGKEHPVYKIVNTLPRTDPFLRVMLKDSAVTGNQVKVVINGAVLRGPNQIDAIGISEDLKPVSAGINVSKDTPKEIVKENLGKTVNSPGQEVAPVIAPDGRTLYFTRNFNKANIGSADRQDVWYSTIEPGSGSASPTWGEAVNIGAPINNAGDNAISSMAPDGRTAYLINIYRPDGGLSFGISRSVRTRTGWSQPVECRIANNYNLHEKNQLEFCVSPDGRTIILAVQRKDTRGNRDLYVAQQQADKTWSEPVSLGPVINTADFESSPFLAADSRTLYFTSGGHPGYGNGDIFVTRRLDDSWTNWSEPENLGSAINTPEWDGYFTIPASGDFAYLSSRSGSVGEDDIFRLKLYPAIKPDPVAIVSGQVLDAQSKKPVASEVVSGLIDENKEFAKADYDPETGEYKIILPTQKIYSLKATKEGYYPTTETIDLSKDKRFRDIKRNLYLVKIEAGQKITLREVLFEQSKFNMLPGSDVELDRMADMMTKHPSMEVLIEGHTDNQGDWAPNMKLSEDRVRVVKEYLMGKGIDASRIQTKAWGPSKPIASNETEEKRKLNRRVEFTIVKL
- a CDS encoding glycosyltransferase family 39 protein gives rise to the protein MTIDQRSDFLSFLTRSRYIIFLILLLALGLRLYKSSVHGLYLDEKFTLVNTQGVSLEGANQHDVFFTPGKTYFTPREFWKPKPLKDYIRAIVQTDIGNSPAHYALLWAWIEVFGLSDLSIRMPSILFSTFIVGLVYLLVRRYLRSQPLALLCALLTAFEPFFIAYSHMARNYCMTIFMATLGTYLFLRILDRRAEDKQPVGLYIGYGLSFALATLGHYLAVTVFLCHGIYVLLYIRNFKTYVGLGLSFLGGMLGLIVPWFVFGGGKYTFQTLAYQAKLYGGLAQTNPLNNGFGIILPATLANVVKRSIPVWADLFLVSNGLSADTLAFRNLVIALGMGLIAVFLVHRFGRQRSVPTWVQVAVPVLLVAGFALYSVPSVRLVIAAALPLFFYLLYRAFGVYDSRPERRFLYLLLLLATVPTLFLIAIAFRNGHTYGITQRYSSFSFPYALILVGMIVQQVFRQPTYLRLTLGAVLLIQAYFIGDLLYRIYEDQAPKYTYYGRYRIENPYNTAAQRIKKLYAPGDTVLYPSARTAPRDEIENTFTKYSIIDAQYTNLYLPKDATYYQRMDTTQTDRIILIKGKTGERITIFDFEGTKYRY
- a CDS encoding acyltransferase family protein; this encodes MQANTTTPTTTRPALNHLQQLDGVRFLAVALVLFDHWMAGRIELPLGALGVTIFFVLSGFLITRILLSSKDKLKDKPGGGLGKYLKTFYIRRTLRIFPIYYLTLFVLYAVNEPPVRRTFGWLALYATNIYMAYYTTWMGTVDHLWSLAVEEQVYLFFPLLLFFVPRRWVPFTATLMIVGAVTMRYVLYRAHMPWFIGYVTMPACLDSFGLGAIMAYWWLYQRDRFGQVFQYSGWIWVSILLFVVVVIYTKVLPAIPDSTGLPGHHNIMSDVWERLTASLVGFFLIGRAVLGFGGPMKWLLEHPVSQYMGRISYGLYLYHNFVFNVYHTQPRHITLRIWRRITDVLPFLESTYFFQFSFFLALTILLATLSWYLIEKPINNLKDRFSY
- the dinB gene encoding DNA polymerase IV, with the translated sequence MPDPVRKIIHIDMDAFYASVEQRDNPALRGKPVAVGGSRERGVVAAASYEARTFGVRSAMASVTALRKCPELLFVKPRFEVYKAVSNQIRTIFAEYTPLVEPLSLDEAYLDVTQNLKGIASATQIASEIKAKIRQETGLTASAGVSYNKFLAKLASDYNKPDGLYVIRPEQGLAFVETLTVGQFHGIGRVTAARMNELGIFTGLDLRGQTEAFLRQYFGKAGQYYYQIARAVDDRLVNADRIRKSVGSETTFARDLTTDDELSVSLEPLIEDVWGYCDRTRIWGRTVTLKVKYADFRQITRSRTVLTPISNPAMLTKLALDLLGPLLPVSMGVRLLGVSLSNLGPVDAPEGRQLALTFG
- a CDS encoding EcsC family protein, translating into MSPYETYIRTELMRWQESMQKPPSGFGRFSSTVQRRINRIIPKRVHQAITATIKQMTRLVLFGADYLNRPPTLDLSLSQCEATAVNRINFYRRASAAEGGVTGAGGLLLGLADFPILLGLKMKMLFEIAAIYGYSGRDYRERIYILYIFQLAFSSQERRQAVYRHLADWPEHSRQLPEDINQFDWQTFQQEYRDYIDLAKMAQLVPGIGAAVGLVVNYRLVGQLGRTAMNAYRMRWLAEQKRLS